TCGCAAGCGATCGAACTGGGCCTGACGCACTCCATTCCGCAGCCCGGCCATCTCCTCGGCAAATCCCTGTAAACGCCCCATGGAGGCACGCAATTCCGAAACCAGAACTGCACCTTCCTGAGCACGGGCTTCGTTCAGCTTCTCCACGAGTGCAGGCAGAGCCGCCATCACCGCCTGGTCGAGTTCAGGAATTCCTTCTACTCCTGGAGAACTCTCTGCGCTCATCACCCCTGGAATCCGAAGCAAGGAGTTCAGATCTGGCTGACTGGGCAAACGATAGAGTTCAGCAGCTTTGCCGAAGGCGCTGACGTAGGCCCCCAGAAGATCTTCGTTCAACTGGATCTGGGCGCTGGCCTTGCGCTCGATCTGTAGAGTGACTTCAATATGACCACGCTTCAGCTTTTCCTTTAGAAATCGACGCATCTGGATCTCTAGCGCATCACAGTAAGAAGGCAGTCGCAGATGCAGATCGAGGAAGCGATGATTTACGCTCTTCATCGCAAGCGAGAAGCTAAGGTTATCGTTCACCACGCTTCGAGCACTTGCAAAACCTGTCATGGAATAGATCAGACTCAAGCAAACCCCTCCAGCTCCGCTACCTGCACCGGCATATCTCCATTGGTTACGATATGACCTTCTTCTCCAAATTGCATGTCATAGAGACGGCGATAGGTCCCCGACCGCCGGATGAGTTCATCATGGGTGCCGGTTTCGGTAATTCTTCCGTTCTCAAGAACAGCAATTTTATTCGCTCGACGAACAGTAGAGAGCCGATGAGCGATCACGAATACTGTCCTGCCCTGCATAAGGTTCGCCAACGCAGCCTGCACGAACTGCTCGCTCTCCGTATCCAGCGCGCTGGTCGCCTCATCGAGAATCAGAATAGGAGCATTCTTCAAAATGGCGCGTGCAATCGCGAGCCTTTGTCGCTCTCCTCCGCTCAGCCGCAGCCCCTTTTCTCCAATCCTGGTGTTGTAGCCTTCAGGCATCCTTATGATGAAGTCGTGCGCCAGCGCCATTCGCGCCGCCTCCTCCACCTTGCTCAGCGGAACGTCAGGCTGCCCGTAGGCGATGTTGTTTCGGACGGTATCGTTGAAGAGTACTGTCTCCTGCGTGACCTTCCCAATCTGCTGACGCAACGATGCAATCGTTACATCGCGAAGGTCGTGATCATCGATCGTAATTCTGCCTTCATTCACATCGAAGAAGCGAGGAATGAGATTCACCAGGGATGATTTTCCTGCTCCGCTCGGACCTACGAAAGCGATCACCTCACCGGGCCTCACCGCGAGATCGATGTCGTGTAGTACCTGGGCGGTCTCTCCGGCCTCATCGACATAACCGAAGCCGACATGCTCGAACTTGATCTCCTGGTGAAAGCCCTTCAGAACATAGGCACGCTTCTTTTCGCGAACATCGTCCTGGGCGTCCATAAATTTGAAGATGTCTTCGCTTGCACCCAGGGCCTGCTGGAAGCTGTTATAGAAGAGAGCGAACTTTCTGACCGGATCGTAGAGCGTAAACACCGCAACCAGGAACGCGATGAACGATCCTGCTGTCATCTCGTGATGGAGAATTCTGCCTCTGCCCAATAGAAGCAACAGGGCGATTCCGATAGAACCAATAGCATCCATCAAGGGCGAGCTGATTGCCTGCACGCTGACCGACTTCAGGTTGGCGCGGAAGAGCCTGCGCGCGGCCCTGCGGAAGCGGTTCATCTCCCACAGCTCCATGCCGAACGCCTTCACGATGCGGTTTCCGGTGATCGTCTCGTGCAGAATATTCTGAATCTCGGCCAGCTTGTCCTGACCTTTTCTTGTTGTCTGGCGAACTCTTTTTCCAATTCGCCGTGCCGACGAGATCACGACAGGAACAAACAGAAGCAGGACCCACGCCAGCTTTCCACCGACGACGACGACGACCCCCGCGGTAAATAGCAAGGTAAAAAACTGCTGCATGAAATCGCCGAGCACGCTCGACATCGCATACTGCACACGCTCAATATCATTGATCAGCGTGGAGAGAAGCGTCCCTGTCGTATGTTTCTGGAAAAACGCCACAGAACGCCGTAGCACCGCATCGTAGAGATCGTTCCGCAAGTCGGTGATCATGCCAAAGCCGGCATAGTTCACCAAATAGGTCCCAAAATAATCGCAGACTGACTTCAAAATAGCGGACACGATGAGGGCGTAGGCAATCACCGTCCACGCATTATGAAAGTGACTGGGAACCAGGAAGTGAAGATCCAACTCGCGACCGATATACGGCAACTGAAATTTCAACACGTTTTGTGTCGGCGCGTCCGGGCTCAGCACATTGTCGAAGATTGGCTTGACCAGCAGAATGCGCAAAGCAGCCATCGCCCCTACGGTTGCCATCAGGATGACAGAGCTCACCACGTGCAAGGCATAAGGCCGTACATAGAGAAGCAATCTCCAGATACGTCTCAAATCGCCACTCTCCTGGAAATCTTCATCCTGGGCATCTCTCTATTGTATTTGGCGAATGCGGCTAACGCGGCATATCCCGATGCTGGGTCTTCACCCGGTATCCCGCAGCCGAGAGCCTCTTCTTCATCTCTTCCGCAATAAAGACGGAACGGTGCTGGCCGCCTGTACATCCAAAGGCAATCGTGAGATAGCTTTTGCCTTCCTTGATGTAGTGCGGAAGAAGAAACTTCAGCATCTCCGTCGCTCTCTCTAGAAACTCTGCCGTTTGCGGAAAGTCGCGGACATACTTCGCGACCTGGGGATGCTTTCCCGTCAGCTTGCGAAACTCTGGCACGAAATGAGGATTCGGTAGAAATCGCACGTCGAAGACCAAGTCCGCCTCTGAAGGAACGCCGTTTTTAAACCCGAAGCTGTTCGAGGAGATCGTCAGGTTGCGATCGTTTGCTTCTCGCTCAAACTGTGCACCGATATGCGCCCGCAGATCATGCACCGTAAACTTCGTCGTATCCAGAACGATATCGGCCACATTCCGGATCGGATCGAGCCGCTTCCGTTCCGCTCGAATCGATTGGACAACGGTATCGCTACGCCCCATCGGATGCGGCCGACGGGTCTCAGAAAACCGCCGAATCAGGGCGTCGTCGCTGGCTTCAAGGTAGAGGACACGAGTCGGCAGAACTCGTCGAACTTTTTTGAGGATCGTTGGGAACTCATCCAGCTTCATCCCTTCCCGAACATCGACCACCAGGGCAGCGCGTTCAATCTCAGCAGATTGCCGCACCAGGTCTGCAAAGCGCGGCACTAACTCAAGAGGAAGGTTATCAACCGAATAAAAACCAAGATCTTCAAATGTTTTTAAAGCAGAAAGTTTCCCGGAACCAGAAAGTCCTGTCAGGATGACCAGTTCCTTGCTGCCCGCCCTGGATGTCTTTTGCGTTTTCTTCCCGCGCATGACTGGAATCCTAGCACCAGTCATGCAATTCGGGAGAACCCTTTAGAGACAAGCGAGAGCAATCGAGGGACAGAGGGTACACTAGCTGATCTCGAAGACATTCTCAGACTTCGAGGCAGCCTCTTTCGCCTTATCAGCCACCCGCCGAGCCACATCGTAAAACTCCTTGGCCAGCTTCGACTCCGGCCCTGCCAGAGCAACCGGTAAACCACGATCTCCACCCTCACGGATCGAAGGATTCAGGTCCAGCCCTCCCAGAAAATCCAACCCGAACTGCGCAGCGGTGCGTTCCGTTCCACCCGCACCGAAGACGTCGATCACCTCGCCGTTTGGCAGTGTCATCTGAGACATATTCTCGACAAGGCCCAGAACATCCACCTTCACCTGGTGAAACATCTCCAGCGCCTTACGAGCATCCTCCAGCGCCACGCTGGAACCCGTCGAAACCACGACTGCGCCCGTCAAAGGGACCGTCTGAACCAGCGAAATAACTACGTCGCCAGTTCCCGGAGGCAGGTCAATAATCAAAAAGTCCAGTTCCCCCCACTCCACCTGCTGCAGAAACTGACGGATGATCTGGTGCAGCATCGGTCCACGCATCACCAGCGGCTTGTCGCCGGGCGAGATCAGTCCGATTGAAATGAACTTCACCCCGTGCGCCAGAATCGGCTCGATGCGGTTCTCTTCGACAACGTTCGGCTGTCGCGTGGCTCCCATCATGGTCGGCACGTTCGGACCGTAGATATCCGCATCGATCAGCCCAACCTTGTATCCCAGCTTTGCCAGAGCAACCGAGAGATTGACTGCCACCGTAGTCTTCCCTACGCCGCCCTTGCCGCTACCGACCGCTACGACATGCGCTACTCCCGGTAGAGGCTGTGGCCCCTGCGGAACTCCTGCTCCCATATGTCCCATATTGTTTCTCCTAATTTCTCTCTAGACGTGCCAGTCATCGCCGAGTGCGGCACGTATCTCTTTCTTGCGCTGTGTCTCGCCGGCACGCATCTCGCGACGACGACCTGCATCCTCATACCGACGTTTCTGATGTTCCGTCTCCGGAATTACCTGCGGAACAACCAGTCTGCTACCGTCCTTATCGACCGCCACATACGTCAGATACGCCGAAGAGACATGTCGAAGATGGTTTTGGCGAACATCCTCCACCATCGCCTTTACACCTACTTCCATTGAAGTACGATAGGCCCGATTGACGCTTGCCTTCAGGATGAGCAGGTCTCCCACTCGAACCGGCGCGACAAAATCCAGATGATCCATGCTCGCCGTTACCGTGATCGCGCGAGCATGACGACTTGCAGCCATTGCGCCAACCAGGTCGATATATTGCATCAATCTGCCGCCAAATAAGTTGCCCAATGCATTCGCATCCGACGGAAAGATAATCTCGCTGCGTTCAGACTGCGATTCGCTCACCGTTCTTGTCACGACGACTTCGCTCATTCTCCCAGTGTAAATCGTTGAGCGACTTGCAAGTTTCCGCCCCTCGTCGCACCATCAAAGCCATGGACAGAATTGCCCTCCTTACCCAGGTGCTTGAACAAAATCCCACCGATGCCTTCGCCAGGTATGGTCTTGCCATGGCTCATCTCTCCGATGGCAACGTCGATGCAGCCCTTACTGAATTCACGTCTCTGATTGCACATAATCCTGATTATGTTCCGGGATACCAGATGTCAGCCCAGACATTAGCCAAACAAGGCCGTACGGAAGAGGCTCTTGAACGGCTTAACAGTGGCATCGCTGCTGCCAACCGTACTGGAAATCAACATGCCTTGGCTGAAATGGAGGCGCTTCAAGAAGACTTGAGCCGCTGACCTCATATTTGAAGGAGTAACAATGCCAGTTACCGTAACGTGGGAACAGATTGCTCTCAGGATCTTGCTCGCGACTGTAGCCAGTTTTCTAATCGGTTACAACCGTGATGAACGAGGCAAAAGTCTTGGCATTCGTACCACCATGCTCGTCTGCCTGGCTGCGACCTTAGCGATGGTGCAGGCCAACCTGCTGATGAGCACCACCGGCAGGGCTTCCACCTCCTTCATCACGCTTGATTTAATGCGCCTGCCTCTGGGCATCCTGTCTGGCATAGGGTTTATCGGAGCAGGCGCCATTCTCCGCAGAGAAGATGGCCTCGTCCGCGGCGTTACAACAGCAGCTACGATGTGGTACGTCACAGTGCTGGGTCTGCTGTTCGGAGGAGGTCAGTTGACGCTGGCCCTCGTTGGCACAGCACTTGCCTTCTTTATCCTTTGGACCCTGAAATGGGTGGAAATGCACATGCCCACTCACCGCACAGGCTCACTCTCCATGCAATTTGACGAGCCGCAGGCCGACGACACAAAGTCTTTCCCAACAGAAGAAGAACTACGACAACGACTTCAGGCCGCCGGCTATTCCATTGAAGAATGGACTGTCCGCTACCACGACTCCGCGCTTTCCACGCTCGAATGCAACCTGCAATGGCCCCAGGTGGGGCACGAGCATCCCAGAACCCCGGAACTGATGCGGGAGTTGGCTGCACTTCCCTGCGTCTCTTTGCTTTGCTGGCGTGGCTGAATGCCCATGAACCCCCGGGCGAGTAACGAACATCTATACTTTCACCATGGCGAACTCTCTTCCCGCAACACTTGGCGCTCTCCGCAACAGCGAATACACCCCCGAGCGGCTGGCCCGCAGCGTGAAGGATGAGCTTCGCGAAAATCTCATCTCTCGCCTTCGCACCAAAAAAAACATTTTCTCCGGCATCGTCGGTTATGAGGACACAGTTGTTCCGCAGATCGTGAATGCTATCCTCTCGCGACACAACTTCATTTTGCTCGGTCTGCGCGGTCAGGCCAAGTCGCGCATCCTGCGATCACTCACATCGCTGCTTGATCCGCATACCCCTTATGTTGCAGGCTCCGAGATTCGCGACAATCCATACGCACCAATCAGCAAGTACTCCCGCGACCTGATCTCCAAGCTTGGTGATGACACCCCCATCGCATGGCTTACTCCCGAAGACCGCTTCGTCGAAAAGCTCGCCACGCCAGATGTCACCGTAGCCGATCTCGTCGGCGATATTGATCCCATCAAGGCCGCGCGCTCCAATCAGGACCTTGGCAGCGAGCTAACCATGCATTACGGCCTCCTGCCACGCGCCAATCGCGGCATCTTTGCCATCAACGAAGTTCCCGACCTCGCAGGAAAGATTCAGGTCGCCCTCTTCAACATCATGCAGGAAGGCGATGTGCAGATTAAGGGCTACCCTGTACGCCTTCCTCTCGATGTCGCCATCGTCTTCAGTGCGAACCCCGAGGACTACACCGCTCGCGGCAAGATCGTTACCCCGCTCAAGGATCGCATCGGCTCAGAGATCCGCACCCATTATCCCGAGGACATCGAAGAGGGCATCCGGATCACTGAACAGGAGGCATGGTCGAACCGTCCAGCCGCGAAGATCGAGATCCCGCATTACATCCGCCAGATCATCGAGCAGATCGCCTTTACGGCTCGTGAAGATAAGAAAGTCGACAAGCGTAGCGGAGTCTCTCAACGTCTCCCTATCACAACGATGGAGCTTGTACTTTCGAATGCAGAGCGACGCGCTCTGATCCACAGCGAAGAGCGAGTTGTTCCGCGTGTTGGCGATATCTATGCTGCGCTTCCTGGTATCACAGGCAAGATCGAGCTCGAATACGAAGGCGAGATGCGCGGTGCTGATACTGTCGTCCGCGAGATTATTCGCGTCGCCGTCGCTCACGTCTTCGATAAATACTTCGCCGGAACCGATACCCAGCAGATCGAACAATGGTTCAATCTTGGTGGAACCGTACAGCTCAACGATGCCCAGCCAACCGCGACCTCATTGATTGAGCTGCAACAGATCCAGGGGCTCTTCGAAAAGCTCTCACCCCTCCATGTTAATGGCAAAACCGCGCCTGAAGTTGCTGTAAGCGCAGCCGAGTTCCTGCTAGAAGGCATGACCGCCCACAAACGCATTAGCCGAGCCGAGGAGCGCATCTTCTCCGCCGCCGAGAAGAAGCAGCGCGTCGACCAGGCCTCGAAGTACGCCGAGCGGATGCGCGAGCGCGAGCAGGAAGAGTACAACGCCAGAAACCGCACGCGGAGAGGATTCAACTAGGCCAACGCCAGAATTGCTCTCCCTACCACTCCCGTCATCTGGTCCTGCGTCGTCACAACGTTTGCCTGCACTATTTCCGGCAGCAACCGCAGTGAATTTGCAAACTGCCACGCCAATTCCCGCGCCTTACATATATTCCAGAACGCCAAAAGCCTTCCCACCTTGCCCGTATCCTGTGCCAGCAC
This portion of the Edaphobacter sp. 4G125 genome encodes:
- a CDS encoding tetratricopeptide repeat protein — protein: MQVSAPRRTIKAMDRIALLTQVLEQNPTDAFARYGLAMAHLSDGNVDAALTEFTSLIAHNPDYVPGYQMSAQTLAKQGRTEEALERLNSGIAAANRTGNQHALAEMEALQEDLSR
- a CDS encoding ABC transporter ATP-binding protein — its product is MRRIWRLLLYVRPYALHVVSSVILMATVGAMAALRILLVKPIFDNVLSPDAPTQNVLKFQLPYIGRELDLHFLVPSHFHNAWTVIAYALIVSAILKSVCDYFGTYLVNYAGFGMITDLRNDLYDAVLRRSVAFFQKHTTGTLLSTLINDIERVQYAMSSVLGDFMQQFFTLLFTAGVVVVVGGKLAWVLLLFVPVVISSARRIGKRVRQTTRKGQDKLAEIQNILHETITGNRIVKAFGMELWEMNRFRRAARRLFRANLKSVSVQAISSPLMDAIGSIGIALLLLLGRGRILHHEMTAGSFIAFLVAVFTLYDPVRKFALFYNSFQQALGASEDIFKFMDAQDDVREKKRAYVLKGFHQEIKFEHVGFGYVDEAGETAQVLHDIDLAVRPGEVIAFVGPSGAGKSSLVNLIPRFFDVNEGRITIDDHDLRDVTIASLRQQIGKVTQETVLFNDTVRNNIAYGQPDVPLSKVEEAARMALAHDFIIRMPEGYNTRIGEKGLRLSGGERQRLAIARAILKNAPILILDEATSALDTESEQFVQAALANLMQGRTVFVIAHRLSTVRRANKIAVLENGRITETGTHDELIRRSGTYRRLYDMQFGEEGHIVTNGDMPVQVAELEGFA
- a CDS encoding sigma 54-interacting transcriptional regulator gives rise to the protein MANSLPATLGALRNSEYTPERLARSVKDELRENLISRLRTKKNIFSGIVGYEDTVVPQIVNAILSRHNFILLGLRGQAKSRILRSLTSLLDPHTPYVAGSEIRDNPYAPISKYSRDLISKLGDDTPIAWLTPEDRFVEKLATPDVTVADLVGDIDPIKAARSNQDLGSELTMHYGLLPRANRGIFAINEVPDLAGKIQVALFNIMQEGDVQIKGYPVRLPLDVAIVFSANPEDYTARGKIVTPLKDRIGSEIRTHYPEDIEEGIRITEQEAWSNRPAAKIEIPHYIRQIIEQIAFTAREDKKVDKRSGVSQRLPITTMELVLSNAERRALIHSEERVVPRVGDIYAALPGITGKIELEYEGEMRGADTVVREIIRVAVAHVFDKYFAGTDTQQIEQWFNLGGTVQLNDAQPTATSLIELQQIQGLFEKLSPLHVNGKTAPEVAVSAAEFLLEGMTAHKRISRAEERIFSAAEKKQRVDQASKYAERMREREQEEYNARNRTRRGFN
- the rapZ gene encoding RNase adapter RapZ, whose translation is MRGKKTQKTSRAGSKELVILTGLSGSGKLSALKTFEDLGFYSVDNLPLELVPRFADLVRQSAEIERAALVVDVREGMKLDEFPTILKKVRRVLPTRVLYLEASDDALIRRFSETRRPHPMGRSDTVVQSIRAERKRLDPIRNVADIVLDTTKFTVHDLRAHIGAQFEREANDRNLTISSNSFGFKNGVPSEADLVFDVRFLPNPHFVPEFRKLTGKHPQVAKYVRDFPQTAEFLERATEMLKFLLPHYIKEGKSYLTIAFGCTGGQHRSVFIAEEMKKRLSAAGYRVKTQHRDMPR
- a CDS encoding acyl-CoA thioesterase, producing MSEVVVTRTVSESQSERSEIIFPSDANALGNLFGGRLMQYIDLVGAMAASRHARAITVTASMDHLDFVAPVRVGDLLILKASVNRAYRTSMEVGVKAMVEDVRQNHLRHVSSAYLTYVAVDKDGSRLVVPQVIPETEHQKRRYEDAGRRREMRAGETQRKKEIRAALGDDWHV
- a CDS encoding YicC/YloC family endoribonuclease: MSLIYSMTGFASARSVVNDNLSFSLAMKSVNHRFLDLHLRLPSYCDALEIQMRRFLKEKLKRGHIEVTLQIERKASAQIQLNEDLLGAYVSAFGKAAELYRLPSQPDLNSLLRIPGVMSAESSPGVEGIPELDQAVMAALPALVEKLNEARAQEGAVLVSELRASMGRLQGFAEEMAGLRNGVRQAQFDRLRIRLAELTEGVSVSEERLLSEAAVLAEKSDIEEEIVRLRTHVDRFLAMLDQGGELGKRTDFLLQELNREANTMLSKTSAASGENSLRMTELGLEIKAEIEKAREQVQNLE
- a CDS encoding MgtC/SapB family protein translates to MPVTVTWEQIALRILLATVASFLIGYNRDERGKSLGIRTTMLVCLAATLAMVQANLLMSTTGRASTSFITLDLMRLPLGILSGIGFIGAGAILRREDGLVRGVTTAATMWYVTVLGLLFGGGQLTLALVGTALAFFILWTLKWVEMHMPTHRTGSLSMQFDEPQADDTKSFPTEEELRQRLQAAGYSIEEWTVRYHDSALSTLECNLQWPQVGHEHPRTPELMRELAALPCVSLLCWRG
- a CDS encoding Mrp/NBP35 family ATP-binding protein, which gives rise to MGHMGAGVPQGPQPLPGVAHVVAVGSGKGGVGKTTVAVNLSVALAKLGYKVGLIDADIYGPNVPTMMGATRQPNVVEENRIEPILAHGVKFISIGLISPGDKPLVMRGPMLHQIIRQFLQQVEWGELDFLIIDLPPGTGDVVISLVQTVPLTGAVVVSTGSSVALEDARKALEMFHQVKVDVLGLVENMSQMTLPNGEVIDVFGAGGTERTAAQFGLDFLGGLDLNPSIREGGDRGLPVALAGPESKLAKEFYDVARRVADKAKEAASKSENVFEIS